TCTCCGAGATCCGGGAGTTCAGCGCCTCGGCCCTGCGCGCGCTGGGCGCCAACAAGGTGCGCAGCGCCTTGTCGATGCTGGGCATACTCATCGGGGTGGGCGCGGTCATCGCCATGATGGCCATAGGCAAAGGCGCGCAGAAATCCATCGAGGCCCGGCTGGCCAGCCTGGGCTCGAATCTGGTCATGATGATCCCGGGCTCCACCTCGGTGGGCGGCGTGCGCGGCGGCTCGGGCTCCCGCAGCCGCTTCACGCTCGAAGACGTGAAGGCCATCTCCAAGGTCCGCCACGTCGCGCGCGTCGAGGGCACCGTCGGCGGCTCCGGCCAGATGGTGTACAAGGACCAGAACTGGAACACCCAGCTCACCGGCGCCACCTCGCTCTACGCCGCCATGCACAACGCCCAGCCTTATTACGGCCGCTTCTTCACCGACGAGGAAGACCTGCACCTCGACCGCGTCGTCCTGCTCGGCCAGAGCGTGGTCAACAACCTCTACCCCAAGGGCGAGAACCCCGTCGGCACCATCGTCAAGATCAACCACATCAACTTCGAGGTCATCGGCATACTCCCCATCAAGGGCTCCACGGGCTTCCGGGACCAGGACGACATGGCCATCATCCCCCTGCGCACGGCCATGAAGCGGGTCGTGGGCAAGGTCTACGTGGACAACATCTCCATCGAGGCCGATGGGCCGGAGTCCATCACCCCGGTCATAGCCGATGTGCAGCGCCTCATGCGCCGCCGCCACCACCTGCCCGACTACAAGGACGACGACTTCACGCTGCGCAACATGGCCGACATCCAGGCCGCGCTCTCCGGCACCACCCAGACCTTCACCCTGCTGCTGGGCATCGTGGCCGCGATCTCGCTGCTGGTGGGCGGCATCGGCATCATGAACATCATGCTGGTCTCGGTCAGCGAGCGCACCCGCGAGATCGGCCTGCGCAAGGCCGTGGGCGCGGCCCGCCGGGCCATCCTCTCCCAGTTCCTCATCGAGTCCGCGGTGCTCTCCACCATGGGCGGAGTGATCGGCATCGTCATGGGCATGACGGTCTCTTTCACCCTCTCCCAGTTCGCGGGCTGGGCCGCCGTCGTCACCCCCCAGTCCGTCCTGATGGCCTTCCTCTTCTCGGCCACCGTCGGGGTCATCTTCGGCTTCTGGCCAGCGCGCAAGGCCTCGCTGCTCTCACCCATCGAAGCCCTGCGGTATGAGTAGCCTCATCGAGCTGCAGGGCATCACCCGCTCCTACCGGCTGGGCGGCGGCGAGCTCCAGGTCCTCAAAGGCATCAGCCTGAGCATCGAGGAAGGAGAGTTCGTGGCCATCATGGGCCCGTCGGGCTCGGGCAAGTCCACCTTGATGCAGATCCTGGGCCTGCTGGACCGCCCGACATCCGGCAAGTTTCATCTTCTCGGCCGGGACGTCTCCCGGCTCTCCGACGACCAGGGCGCCATCCTGCGCTCGCGCACCATCGGCTTCATCTTCCAGATGTTCAACCTCCTGGCCCGGACCTCCGCTTTGGACAACGTGGCCCTGCCCATGATCTACTCCGGCGCGCCGAACCGCGAGGAGCGCGCCTTGGACGTGCTCAAGCAGGTCGGACTCTTGGACCGCATCCACCATAAGCCCAACGAGCTCTCGGGAGGGCAGCAGCAGAGGGTGGCCGTGGCCCGCTCCTTGGTCAACCGCCCCAAGATCATCTTCGCGGACGAGCCCACCGGCAACCTGGCCTCCGACCAGGCCGAGGAGATCCTTCACCAGCTCAAGCTCCTCAACCGCGGCGGCATCACCATCATCATGGTCACGCACGAGCCCGACATCGCGGCCCATGCCAAGCGCATCATCCGCATCAAGGACGGCATGGTCGTGGCCGACGAACTCACCGCCGATGGAGAACAGGATTCCTCCGGAGGAGGAGTGGCAGTGAAAAAGGCGGTCCGGACCCGCTCCCAACTCAAGGTCGACCTCAGCCCGCCGGGGGCCAGCCTGGCCGAGCTCCGGGAGTTCAGCGCCTCGGCCCTGCGCGCCCTGGGCGCCAACAAGGGCCGCAGCGCCCTTTCCATGCTGGGCATCCTCATCGGCGTAGCCGCGGTCATCGCCATGCTGGCCATCGGAAAGGGCGCCCAGAAATCCATCGAGGGAAGGCTGGCGAGCCTGGGCTCGAACCTGGTGATGCTGTTCCCCGGCGCTCCCAGCGCGCGCGGGGTCCGCGGCGCGGCAGGAGGCGCAGACAGCAGCCGCCTGACGCTCTTGGACTCCAAGGCCATCCGCGGCCTGGGCCCGGGGATCAAGGACCTCTACCCCGAGGCCGAAGGCAACGTGCGCGTCGTCTACGGGGCCAAGAACACGGTCACGGAGATGCAGGGCGTCACCGCGAGCTTCGCCCCCATGCGCAACGCCAACCCGGTCTACGGGAGGTTCTTCACCGCGCGCGAGGACCTGATGAAGGACCGCGTGGTCCTGCTGGGCACGACCGTGGTCAAGGACCTCTTCGGCCTGGAGAACCCCCTCGACAAGTCGGTCAAGATCAATCACATGAACTTCAGGGTCATCGGGATACTCCCCTCCAAGGGCGCCAGCGGCTTCGGCGACCAGGACGACATGATCGTCGTCCCCATCAACACGGCCATGAAGAGGGTCCTGGGGACCCAGTACCTCCACGAGATGGCCATCGAGTGCGCCTCCCCCGAGGCGATCCAACCCGTGATCGCGGAGATCCGCAGGTTCCTGCGCCACCGCCACCGCCTGCCGGACTACAAGGAGGACGATTTCAACCTGCGCGACATGACCCAGATGCAGGCCACCCTCTCCGAGACGACGCGCACCATGTCTTTGCTCCTGGGCTTCGTCGCGGCCATCTCGCTCATCGTCGGCGGCGTGGGCATCATGAACATCATGCTGGTCTCGGTCAACGAACGCACGCGCGAGATCGGCCTGCGCAAGGCCGTGGGCGCGCCGCGGCGGGCCATCCTGGCCCAGTTCCTCCTGGAGTCCGCCGCGCTCTCGACCTTGGGAGGCCTGCTCGGCATCCTCCTGGGCGTGTCCATCTCCTGGGGGCTCTCCGCCTTCGCGGGCTGGGCCGCCGTGGTGAGCCCGCAGGCGGTGCTGCTGGCCTTCGCCTTCTCGGCCGGAGTGGGGATCGTCTTCGGGTTCTGGCCCGCGCGCAAGGCGTCCTTGCTCTCGCCGATCGAGGCCCTGCGCTACGAGTAGGCCGGTCCAGCTCCCGCCGCCGGCCTAGATCTCCCCGTTCCGGACCTTTTCCTGGATGGCGTCGAAATAGCGGTCCGCCTCCTCCACGCTCTTGAAGAAGGAGCCGTCGGGCAGCAGCTTGGCGATGTCGAAGACCTTCTGGATCTCCGGCCGCATGTTCGACACCATGAACACGCCTTGCTTGGCCTGGACGTCCCGCATGGTCTTGAGGACCACCCGCAGCCCCATGCTGCTGATGTACTCGAGCATGGACAGGTCCAAGACCAAGCCCCTGACCGGGGTCTGCATGAGCATGGCGACGCGGTTCTCCAGCTGCGTCGCGGTCGTGGTGTCCAGCCTGCCGACCAAGGACAACTGGAAGAAGCACGTCTGCCTTTCCTGCGAGTTGATTAGAAGGCTCATCTCGATATCCTCCTGAAGCGCCGTCAGCTATCATACCAAACGCACAGGCGATAATATGATACCCTCCTGGAACCACAGGAGGTTGAATTGACTCTGATGAAGATCATTCGACTGCTCTCCCTCTGGACCGCGCTCGGCGCGCTCGTCCCGCCGGGGGCCCTCGCCGCGGCCGGAGCCCCGAATTACAACGACGCCACGACCATCGCCCTGCAGCACGCCAACAGCCCGGCCGACTGGGTCCCGACGGACGGCTCCATCGTCAAGATAACCGGGGTCAAGGCCACCGATCACAACAACTACGGCATCACCTATGTCAACGGCGATACCAATATCATCGTCCGGAGCCTGGCCTATGCGTACCGCTACAACAAAGTCGGCAGCTACACGACCTTCAGCTCATTTCCGAATGCCGCCTCTTGGGTCACCACGGGCAACGACGCCACGAGGTTCCTGCTGGACAATGGAGTGACCGGAGCCAACGTCACCGCTTTGATGGAGCGCGGGCTCGGCATGCAGGACAGCGGGGTGCATGACGCCATGATCGAGTACGCCCTGGCGCCGAACAATGACATCCTTATGCGGCCGAGCAAGGACCCGGACATCGCCAACTACTTCGACTCGACGCATTACGGCACCAGCGCCCCGTTCAATAAGCCCGCGGCCATGAGCGCCGGAGTCTACGCGAACTTCCAGACCTACTACAACAATTGGGTCCGCGACACCTTGGTCGTGAGGAGCTCCACCTTCCCCTTTTCGGAACTCGGCTACACCTATTTCTGGGGCAACGGCTACACCCTCCCCCAGATCAAGGGCATGAGCGAGTTCATCATCCCGGGCGGCACGGCCGTGGATATCTACGGTATCTATGCGACGCAGTCCTACATCTACACGCGCAACGACGGCTCCGTCTTCAGCAGCGCGGCCGGCTCGCAGTACGGCAACGGCTTCGCCAGCTTCGACATCACCGGGACCTGCGACAGCGTCTGGGCCGGACATCGTTTCCAGAAGAACATCCGCTCCGGCGCGACCCCGAACCAGATCATCGTGGAGAACACCGGGTCGGTCTCGGGAGGCTCCGGCTTATTGGTCTGGTCCCTGAACTACGACGTGACCAACAACGGCTCCATAACCGGAGCGACCTCCAATAAATTCAACATCGCCGGGACCTCCAACATCGGGATCCTGTTCCAGGGGGATACCAGCCTGGCTTACGGCACGCCGCTGGCGGGCATCAACAAGCTCACCAACAACGGGACCATCTCCAGCCCGGGCACGGCGGTCCAGGCCGCGGCCGGCGACACCGCCATCATCAACAACCCCGGCGGGACCATCTCCGGCGGCAACTACGCCATCCTGACCGGCGCTGGCAACGACACCGTCACGCTGCACGGCGGCCTGGTCAGCGGCAAGGTGGACCTGGGCGGCGGCACCAACGCCCTGACCGTGGACGGGGCGACCCAGCTGGGCTTCACGCTGGACCCCAACACCAAGGGGACCGCGCAGGTCGCCAACCCGGGCACCGTCAACATCAGCAACGACAAACTCACTCTGTCGCCCAGCGTCACCGGCAACGTAGTGAACGGGGACACCTTCCTCATCGTGGACGCCACGGCCCTGACCGCGGACACCTCGAAGATCACCGTACAGAACGATCCCTCCCACCCCATGCTCACCTTCACGCTCGGCAAAGCCGGCAACCAGCTGTCCTTGACCGCGACCCGCGACAACAGCTTCTACTCCTCCGGCAGCGGCAACCCGTCGCTGGGGGCCGTTTTGGACAGCCTGGCGAGCTCGGCGAGCGGGGACATGGCCGCGGTCCTGGCCGCTCTGGACGGCTCCGGCGGCGCCGCCAACGCGCGGCAGCTGCAGCCCGGGGTGGACAACGGGGGGCTCGCCGCGGTCCAGCAGACCCAAGGCCAGTTCCTGGGCACAGTCATGGGCCACCTGGAAGGCCTCGGCTCCGGAGCGGCGTCGGCAAGCAGCGTCAGCGGGGCCGCCGCGGGCGGAGCCGCCGCGGCCGAGCTCGATCCCGCGGTGTGGAGCCAGGGCATCGGCACCTACATGCATCAGTCCCCGCGGGGGCAAAGCAACGGCTACGCCGCCAGCATCTACGGCTGGTCCGGCGGCTATGACACGGAGGTGCGCCCAGGCCTGATCCTCGGGGTCGGCGCAGGCTACGCCCACGACCTGGTCCGGTCCGCGGACAGCGGCGGCCGCAGCGACGTGGACAGCTACCAAGGCAGCGGCTACGGCGGCTTGACCGGCGACACCGGCTATGTCAACGGGCTCCTGTCCATCGCCCACAACCGCTACGACTCCTCGCGCCAGATCACTTTCGGAGGCCTGGCCCGCACCGCGCTGAGCTCCTACAACGGCCGGCAGTACACCGGCTACGCGGAAGGAGGATTCTTCCGCGAGAGATACGGGCTGAAGCTGACCCCTCTGGCGTCTTTGCAGTACACGCACCTGCGCACCGATGCCTACAGCGAGACCGGGGCCGGCGCCGCGGACCTCTCCGTGGACGCCCAGGACTACGATCTCCTCGAATCCGGCCTCGGCTTCAAGCTGGCCTATCCCGTGCGCGCCAGGCTGGGCGAGCTCTCCCCGGACTTCCACGCGCGCTGGCTCTACGACCTGGTCGCGCAGAGCCAGCAGGCCACCGCCACTTTCGCCGGGGGCGGGCCCTCGTTCACCACCGGCGGCTTCACCCCGGCCCGCTCGAGCTTCGACCTGGGCGCCAAGCTGGCCCTGACGCTCAAGCAGACGCCTCGGCGGGCCCTGACGGTCGCGCTGAACTACGATCTCCAGCTCAAGACGGACTTCTACAGCCACTCGGGCTCGGTCAATCTGCGCTACAGCTTCTAAGAGGATGACATGATGAATAGACAGCTCATCGCCTGGCTTTCGTGCTTCATGCTGGTCGCCGCGCGAGCGTCCGGTGAGGAGAGCCGTCCGGACGCGTACGAGGATGCCGTAAAGACCGCCCGCAGCGAGATCTGGCAGGACATCAATACCGGCAAGTGCGGCAGCGCGACCGCGGCCATCATGGAGAACGGCCAGGTGGTCTACGCCGAGGGGTTCGGGATGGCCGACAGGGAAGAGGGCATCCCGGTCGACAAAGACACCATCTTCAATATCGGCTCCGTCAGCAAGGTCTATGTGGCGGCCTCGATCATGCTGCTGGTCGACGACGGCAAGGTCTCGCTCGACAAGCCGGTCGCGGACTATCTCCCGGAATTCAAGATGGCGGACGAACGCTATAAGAAGATCACCGTGCGGATGATCCTGAACCACACCTCGGGCCTGCCGGGCACGGCGTGGGCGAATTCGTCGGGGTTCAAGTATTTCGACCGCTACCAGCAGGACACGATCGAGGCTTTAGCCCGCGCCCATCTCAAGCATGAGCCGGGCGCGATGGCGGTCTACTGCAATGACGGGTTCACATTGGCCGAGATGATCGTGGAGCGGGTCAGCGGAAAAAAATACATCGGCTTTCTCAATGAAAGGATCCTGGCTCCGCTCGGCTTGAAGAGCACCGGACTGAGCATCGGCGAGTTGAAAGGCAAAAGCGTGGCGGCGTATTATGACCCGGAAAGCGGGAAGCGCCATCCGCCCGAGGCGCTATCGGTGCTGGGCGCAGGCGGGCTTTCAGCGACCGCTGAAGACCTTTGCCTGTTCGCCGACGCATTCTCGAACCAAAACCAGATCTTCACTGCGAAATCCCTGGCTGAGATGACCCGAGCCCAGCCATCGGCTTTTTGGGGGAAACTGAGACACCCCGACACGTCGTTCGGCCTGGGATGGGACATGACGGAACTGCCGCGCTATAAGGCGAATGGCGTCAAAGTCATGGGCAAGACCGGCGGCACCGGGAATTATTCCTCGATGATCTTCACGGTCCCTGACCGGAGGATATCTGTCGCCGTGATCGAGTCCGGAGCCGAAGGCAACGCCGTCAAAGTGGCTCTGGATGTGCTGGACGCGGTGCTGGTCGACAAAAAGCTGATCCAGAAAGAAGAGCATGCCGTATCGGCGCCTATGGAACCGCAGAAGATCCCGGCGGAGGAGCTCAAGTTCGGCGGCTATTACTCCAGCGGCAAGCTGGCCCAGATATCATTCGATAAGGACAAGAATGCCGTCACTGTCTATGCCCTGCAAGGCGAAGAGAAAACGCCGAAACTCTCGCTGATATACAATGGCGGCTATTATTACGACAAAGACGGCCACAAGTTCTACTTCGCCTCTATAGACGGGAAGGACTATCTTGCGGCCTATAGCCCGGCGCTGCAGACCGATTCGATCGTGATGCAGAGACTCGATGCGCTCAAAAATCCGCGCAGCCTGAAGACCGATATGGATGGGAAGCAATGGCTGCGCCGGAATGTCTATCCCTTTGAGGGACTATATCTGGCCCCACCCCCGGTCGCGAAGTCTTTCCTATATAAAGACGTGCCGGGCTATGTCGATTTCGGGACCATCAAGATGATCACATCTCCCGATTCCGCGACCATGCCGGTCGGCTCGATGCGCGACCAGACCGAACTGAGCCTGTTCGACCAAGACGGGACGACCTGGGCGCGGGTGTCGGAAACCATCTACAGCCCGGCGGATAGCGCGGGCGCATTGAAACTCGGCAGGAATCCCGTGAAGATCGGCGCCCACGGCTACAACGAGTGGCTGAAGACCGACGCGGACATGGTCCTGGGTGTCACGACGAGACCGGACCAAGGCCGGGTCAGCGTCTTCCTGCCGGACGGCTCGGGGAAATACGACAGCGCGCTCGATGACGGCGAGGTCTTCGCCCCCAAAGGCAGCTTCGTCGAGTTCGCGGGCCGCCCGGACGACCTGCTCGCAGTCACCGGCAGGAAATAGCCGGGCTCGGCGCCCCGAGGCGCCGAGCCCGCCTGACGGCCGAGGTCAGTCCTTGGTCTGCTCGCTGAGGAAGTTCGGCAGGCCCATCTGCGCGATCTGGTCCTGGCGCTCCTCGATGCCGTCGATGTGCGCGTCCTCGTCCTTGAGGATGCCCTCCAGCATCTCCCGGGTCGCGTTGTCCTTGGCCGCGACGGCCTGCGCGATGGCCGCGTTGTAGGACTTGATGGCGCCCAACTCGAGCTGGTGGTCGCCGGCGAACATCTTGGGCACCTCGGCGCCGATGAGCATCTTGCGCAGCTCGCTGACGATGGGCCGGCCCTCCAGGAAGAT
Above is a window of Elusimicrobiota bacterium DNA encoding:
- a CDS encoding ABC transporter permease — translated: MSLIEIKGITRSYQVGGSELKVLKGIDLTIEEGEFVAIMGPSGSGKSTLMQILGLLDRPTSGQYHLLGRDVSRLSDDEGAILRSRTIGFIFQMFNLLARTSALDNVALPMIYSGAPNREERALDVLKQVGLQDRIHHKPNELSGGQQQRVAVARSLVNHPKIIFADEPTGNLASDQAEDILNQPKLLNRGGITIIMVTHEPDIAAHAKRIIRIKDGMVVADELTADGEKDCSGGGGVALAKAATKLGSEMKVDLSHPELSFSEIREFSASALRALGANKVRSALSMLGILIGVGAVIAMMAIGKGAQKSIEARLASLGSNLVMMIPGSTSVGGVRGGSGSRSRFTLEDVKAISKVRHVARVEGTVGGSGQMVYKDQNWNTQLTGATSLYAAMHNAQPYYGRFFTDEEDLHLDRVVLLGQSVVNNLYPKGENPVGTIVKINHINFEVIGILPIKGSTGFRDQDDMAIIPLRTAMKRVVGKVYVDNISIEADGPESITPVIADVQRLMRRRHHLPDYKDDDFTLRNMADIQAALSGTTQTFTLLLGIVAAISLLVGGIGIMNIMLVSVSERTREIGLRKAVGAARRAILSQFLIESAVLSTMGGVIGIVMGMTVSFTLSQFAGWAAVVTPQSVLMAFLFSATVGVIFGFWPARKASLLSPIEALRYE
- a CDS encoding ABC transporter permease, coding for MSSLIELQGITRSYRLGGGELQVLKGISLSIEEGEFVAIMGPSGSGKSTLMQILGLLDRPTSGKFHLLGRDVSRLSDDQGAILRSRTIGFIFQMFNLLARTSALDNVALPMIYSGAPNREERALDVLKQVGLLDRIHHKPNELSGGQQQRVAVARSLVNRPKIIFADEPTGNLASDQAEEILHQLKLLNRGGITIIMVTHEPDIAAHAKRIIRIKDGMVVADELTADGEQDSSGGGVAVKKAVRTRSQLKVDLSPPGASLAELREFSASALRALGANKGRSALSMLGILIGVAAVIAMLAIGKGAQKSIEGRLASLGSNLVMLFPGAPSARGVRGAAGGADSSRLTLLDSKAIRGLGPGIKDLYPEAEGNVRVVYGAKNTVTEMQGVTASFAPMRNANPVYGRFFTAREDLMKDRVVLLGTTVVKDLFGLENPLDKSVKINHMNFRVIGILPSKGASGFGDQDDMIVVPINTAMKRVLGTQYLHEMAIECASPEAIQPVIAEIRRFLRHRHRLPDYKEDDFNLRDMTQMQATLSETTRTMSLLLGFVAAISLIVGGVGIMNIMLVSVNERTREIGLRKAVGAPRRAILAQFLLESAALSTLGGLLGILLGVSISWGLSAFAGWAAVVSPQAVLLAFAFSAGVGIVFGFWPARKASLLSPIEALRYE
- a CDS encoding STAS domain-containing protein yields the protein MSLLINSQERQTCFFQLSLVGRLDTTTATQLENRVAMLMQTPVRGLVLDLSMLEYISSMGLRVVLKTMRDVQAKQGVFMVSNMRPEIQKVFDIAKLLPDGSFFKSVEEADRYFDAIQEKVRNGEI
- a CDS encoding autotransporter domain-containing protein, with the protein product MKIIRLLSLWTALGALVPPGALAAAGAPNYNDATTIALQHANSPADWVPTDGSIVKITGVKATDHNNYGITYVNGDTNIIVRSLAYAYRYNKVGSYTTFSSFPNAASWVTTGNDATRFLLDNGVTGANVTALMERGLGMQDSGVHDAMIEYALAPNNDILMRPSKDPDIANYFDSTHYGTSAPFNKPAAMSAGVYANFQTYYNNWVRDTLVVRSSTFPFSELGYTYFWGNGYTLPQIKGMSEFIIPGGTAVDIYGIYATQSYIYTRNDGSVFSSAAGSQYGNGFASFDITGTCDSVWAGHRFQKNIRSGATPNQIIVENTGSVSGGSGLLVWSLNYDVTNNGSITGATSNKFNIAGTSNIGILFQGDTSLAYGTPLAGINKLTNNGTISSPGTAVQAAAGDTAIINNPGGTISGGNYAILTGAGNDTVTLHGGLVSGKVDLGGGTNALTVDGATQLGFTLDPNTKGTAQVANPGTVNISNDKLTLSPSVTGNVVNGDTFLIVDATALTADTSKITVQNDPSHPMLTFTLGKAGNQLSLTATRDNSFYSSGSGNPSLGAVLDSLASSASGDMAAVLAALDGSGGAANARQLQPGVDNGGLAAVQQTQGQFLGTVMGHLEGLGSGAASASSVSGAAAGGAAAAELDPAVWSQGIGTYMHQSPRGQSNGYAASIYGWSGGYDTEVRPGLILGVGAGYAHDLVRSADSGGRSDVDSYQGSGYGGLTGDTGYVNGLLSIAHNRYDSSRQITFGGLARTALSSYNGRQYTGYAEGGFFRERYGLKLTPLASLQYTHLRTDAYSETGAGAADLSVDAQDYDLLESGLGFKLAYPVRARLGELSPDFHARWLYDLVAQSQQATATFAGGGPSFTTGGFTPARSSFDLGAKLALTLKQTPRRALTVALNYDLQLKTDFYSHSGSVNLRYSF
- a CDS encoding serine hydrolase, whose protein sequence is MNRQLIAWLSCFMLVAARASGEESRPDAYEDAVKTARSEIWQDINTGKCGSATAAIMENGQVVYAEGFGMADREEGIPVDKDTIFNIGSVSKVYVAASIMLLVDDGKVSLDKPVADYLPEFKMADERYKKITVRMILNHTSGLPGTAWANSSGFKYFDRYQQDTIEALARAHLKHEPGAMAVYCNDGFTLAEMIVERVSGKKYIGFLNERILAPLGLKSTGLSIGELKGKSVAAYYDPESGKRHPPEALSVLGAGGLSATAEDLCLFADAFSNQNQIFTAKSLAEMTRAQPSAFWGKLRHPDTSFGLGWDMTELPRYKANGVKVMGKTGGTGNYSSMIFTVPDRRISVAVIESGAEGNAVKVALDVLDAVLVDKKLIQKEEHAVSAPMEPQKIPAEELKFGGYYSSGKLAQISFDKDKNAVTVYALQGEEKTPKLSLIYNGGYYYDKDGHKFYFASIDGKDYLAAYSPALQTDSIVMQRLDALKNPRSLKTDMDGKQWLRRNVYPFEGLYLAPPPVAKSFLYKDVPGYVDFGTIKMITSPDSATMPVGSMRDQTELSLFDQDGTTWARVSETIYSPADSAGALKLGRNPVKIGAHGYNEWLKTDADMVLGVTTRPDQGRVSVFLPDGSGKYDSALDDGEVFAPKGSFVEFAGRPDDLLAVTGRK
- the bfr gene encoding bacterioferritin — translated: MKGDAKLIDTLNSLLSDELTAISQYMVHAEMCENWGYDKLHDHFRKRSIDEMKHAERLIARIIFLEGRPIVSELRKMLIGAEVPKMFAGDHQLELGAIKSYNAAIAQAVAAKDNATREMLEGILKDEDAHIDGIEERQDQIAQMGLPNFLSEQTKD